In the genome of Deinococcus aquiradiocola, one region contains:
- a CDS encoding acyl-CoA dehydrogenase family protein, which translates to MIEFSLTDEQKQLQQLARDFTRREIMPIATEYDQKEELPWQIVEKAHELGLLNASVPEHAGGLGLGMLDECIIGEEIAYGCMGIYTVLMASELGITPILVGGSEEQQKRFLSPLVEKPALAAFALSEPNNGSDAAAMHTTAVLDGDEWVINGSKMWISNGGKADITVVFATTDRQGGHKASVAVVVEGMPEGMTANKIKHKMGQRASHTAELVFENVRVPAGNVLGGLGDGFKIAMKTLDKTRIPVAAGSVGVARRALEESVKYAKEREAFGKPISTFQAIQFKMAEMLMGIETGRLMAWKAAWLVDQGLPHGTESSIAKAYASEMAFDAANEAIQIHGGYGYVGEYPVEKLLRDVKLNQIYEGTNEIQRVVIARSLLK; encoded by the coding sequence ATGATCGAATTTTCCCTGACCGACGAACAGAAGCAACTCCAGCAGCTCGCCCGCGACTTCACGCGCCGCGAGATCATGCCCATCGCGACCGAGTACGACCAGAAGGAGGAACTCCCCTGGCAGATCGTGGAGAAAGCCCACGAACTCGGCCTGCTGAACGCCTCCGTGCCGGAACACGCGGGCGGCCTTGGCCTGGGCATGCTCGACGAGTGCATCATCGGTGAGGAGATCGCGTACGGCTGCATGGGCATCTACACCGTCCTGATGGCCAGCGAGCTCGGCATCACGCCCATCCTGGTGGGCGGCAGCGAAGAACAGCAGAAGCGCTTCCTGTCGCCGCTGGTCGAGAAGCCCGCCCTGGCCGCCTTCGCGCTCAGCGAACCGAACAACGGCTCCGACGCGGCCGCCATGCACACCACCGCCGTCCTCGACGGGGACGAGTGGGTCATCAACGGCAGCAAGATGTGGATCAGCAACGGCGGCAAGGCCGACATCACCGTGGTGTTCGCCACCACCGACCGGCAGGGCGGCCACAAGGCCAGCGTCGCCGTCGTGGTGGAAGGCATGCCCGAAGGCATGACCGCCAACAAAATCAAGCACAAGATGGGTCAGCGCGCCAGTCACACGGCGGAACTGGTGTTCGAGAACGTCCGCGTGCCCGCCGGGAACGTCCTGGGCGGCCTGGGCGACGGCTTCAAGATCGCCATGAAGACCCTCGACAAGACCCGCATTCCGGTCGCGGCGGGCAGCGTGGGCGTCGCGCGGCGCGCGCTGGAGGAGAGCGTGAAGTACGCGAAGGAACGCGAGGCGTTCGGCAAGCCGATCAGCACCTTCCAGGCGATCCAGTTCAAGATGGCCGAGATGCTGATGGGCATCGAGACGGGCCGCCTGATGGCGTGGAAGGCGGCGTGGCTGGTGGATCAGGGCCTGCCGCACGGCACGGAGAGCAGCATCGCCAAGGCCTACGCGTCCGAGATGGCCTTCGACGCGGCGAACGAAGCCATCCAGATTCACGGCGGGTACGG
- a CDS encoding bifunctional metallophosphatase/5'-nucleotidase, translating into MKTPLMLLTLALGLSSCSLFAGNKPVDVVVLGLNDFHGNLVPTGFSGIKVPAPTAANPAATANLAAGGAEIIGGYVNSVRSANPDTVLVGGGDLIGASPVISSLLRDEPSVIALSKMGMQVSALGNHEFDQGLKELLRMQNGGCDSNDAAKACKFEANYPGASFKWLGANVVDKDSGKPVFAPYQIVTTASGARIAFVGAVTRVTPTIVTPDGVKTLNFLDEADSVNKFMPEIKAQNPDAIIMLIHEGGTATDKYNVAGCSSLMGNIVDIAKRVDPAVNAIISGHTHQGYNCLVNGRVVIQGDFYGHLLQRLDLQVDKASHKLLSIKAANVVMDASATTTIPKDPAETAIVAKAKGLTDAVKNTVVARIAVPQILRAANDAGESALGDVIADSQLAATRSAATGNAVIALMNPGGIRADLPDSTNIKPDNSVNFGDAFTVQPFGNTLTTVTLTGAQLKAVLEQQFDNPTAGSNRVLQVSAGLTYTWTAAAATGSRVSDLKLSGTDISPTGTYRVTVNSFLADGGDGFTVLKDGTDRLVQPNLSDVDAFQAYLKANTPVAPGPQNRITRK; encoded by the coding sequence ATGAAAACCCCCCTGATGCTGCTTACCCTGGCCCTCGGTCTCTCCAGCTGTAGCCTCTTCGCCGGGAACAAACCCGTCGACGTGGTCGTGCTCGGCCTGAACGACTTCCACGGCAACCTCGTCCCGACCGGCTTCTCGGGCATCAAGGTGCCCGCCCCGACCGCCGCGAACCCCGCCGCCACCGCGAACCTCGCCGCGGGCGGCGCCGAGATCATCGGCGGGTACGTGAACAGCGTCCGCAGCGCCAACCCCGACACGGTCCTCGTGGGCGGCGGCGACCTGATCGGCGCTTCGCCCGTCATCAGCAGCCTGCTGCGCGACGAGCCGAGCGTCATCGCGCTCAGCAAGATGGGCATGCAGGTCAGCGCGCTCGGCAACCACGAGTTCGACCAGGGCCTCAAGGAACTGCTGCGCATGCAGAACGGCGGCTGCGACAGCAACGACGCCGCCAAGGCCTGCAAGTTCGAAGCGAACTACCCCGGCGCGAGCTTCAAGTGGCTCGGCGCGAACGTCGTCGACAAGGACAGCGGCAAGCCCGTCTTCGCGCCGTACCAGATCGTCACGACCGCCAGCGGCGCCCGCATCGCCTTCGTGGGTGCCGTCACCAGGGTCACGCCCACCATCGTCACCCCGGACGGCGTGAAGACCCTGAACTTCCTCGACGAGGCCGACAGCGTCAACAAGTTCATGCCCGAGATCAAGGCGCAGAACCCCGACGCGATCATCATGCTGATCCACGAGGGCGGCACCGCCACCGACAAGTACAATGTCGCGGGCTGCAGCAGCCTGATGGGCAACATCGTCGACATCGCCAAGCGCGTCGACCCGGCCGTGAACGCCATCATCAGCGGCCACACGCACCAGGGCTACAACTGCCTCGTGAACGGCCGCGTGGTCATCCAGGGCGACTTCTACGGCCACCTGCTGCAGCGCCTCGACCTGCAGGTCGACAAGGCCAGCCACAAGCTGCTGTCCATCAAGGCCGCGAACGTCGTCATGGACGCCAGCGCCACCACCACCATCCCCAAGGACCCCGCCGAGACCGCCATCGTCGCCAAGGCCAAAGGCCTCACGGACGCCGTGAAGAACACCGTCGTCGCCAGGATCGCCGTGCCGCAGATCCTGCGCGCCGCGAACGACGCGGGCGAGAGCGCCCTGGGCGACGTGATCGCCGACAGCCAGCTCGCCGCGACCCGCAGCGCCGCCACCGGCAACGCCGTCATCGCCCTGATGAACCCGGGCGGCATCCGCGCCGACCTGCCCGACTCCACCAACATCAAGCCCGACAACAGCGTGAACTTCGGGGACGCGTTCACCGTGCAGCCCTTCGGCAACACGCTCACCACCGTCACCCTGACGGGCGCGCAGCTGAAGGCCGTGCTGGAGCAGCAGTTCGACAACCCCACGGCGGGCAGCAACCGCGTCCTGCAGGTCAGCGCGGGCCTCACGTACACCTGGACGGCCGCCGCCGCGACCGGCAGCAGGGTCAGCGACCTGAAACTCAGCGGCACGGACATCTCGCCCACCGGCACGTACCGCGTGACCGTGAACAGCTTCCTCGCGGACGGCGGTGACGGCTTCACGGTCCTCAAGGACGGCACGGACCGCCTCGTGCAGCCGAACCTCTCGGACGTGGACGCCTTCCAGGCGTACCTGAAGGCCAACACGCCCGTCGCGCCCGGCCCGCAGAACCGCATCACCAGGAAGTAA
- a CDS encoding acyl-CoA dehydrogenase, whose amino-acid sequence MTTTLPGAAHPAAPSAGLSFGLSDEQRLIVQTVRDYCQAHVAPHSAAFDRSGEYPREQLRGLAELGLLGATVPEEWGGAGLDSVTYALCLEEIAAADASVAVVVSVQNGLPEQMLLCYGTDAQRERYLRPLVSGEAIGAFCLTESAAGSDAASLRTRAERDGDGWRINGSKAWITSGNQADTYLVMARTGGSGARGISAFVVERGTPGLSFGTPEEKLGLHAAHTTTVSFDDVRVPHANLLGEEGQGLTIALACLDAGRVGIAMQAVGIARAAFEHAARYALEREQFGRPIAQNQGVSFKIADMAARIEAARLVALKAAWLKDSGQPYSREASIAKLLASEAAVDVTREAIQVFGGNGYSREYPVERLYRDAKITEIYEGTSEIQRVVISRSVFAELGG is encoded by the coding sequence ATGACCACCACCCTCCCCGGTGCCGCCCACCCCGCCGCACCGTCCGCCGGCCTGAGCTTCGGCCTGTCGGACGAGCAACGCCTGATCGTGCAGACGGTCCGCGACTACTGCCAGGCGCACGTCGCGCCGCACAGCGCCGCCTTCGACCGCAGCGGCGAATACCCGCGCGAGCAGCTGCGCGGCCTGGCCGAACTGGGCCTGCTGGGCGCGACCGTCCCGGAAGAGTGGGGCGGTGCGGGCCTGGACAGCGTCACGTACGCGCTGTGCCTGGAGGAGATCGCGGCGGCCGACGCGAGCGTGGCCGTCGTCGTGAGCGTGCAGAACGGCCTGCCGGAACAGATGCTGCTGTGCTACGGCACCGACGCGCAGCGCGAACGGTACCTGCGGCCCCTGGTGAGCGGCGAGGCCATCGGCGCGTTCTGCCTGACCGAGAGCGCCGCCGGGTCCGACGCCGCCAGCCTCCGCACCCGCGCCGAACGGGACGGGGACGGCTGGCGCATCAATGGCAGCAAGGCCTGGATCACGAGCGGCAACCAGGCCGACACGTACCTCGTGATGGCCCGCACCGGCGGCAGCGGCGCGCGCGGCATCAGCGCCTTCGTGGTGGAGCGCGGCACGCCCGGCCTGAGCTTCGGGACGCCCGAGGAGAAGCTCGGGCTGCACGCGGCGCACACCACCACCGTCTCCTTCGACGACGTGCGCGTCCCGCACGCGAACCTGCTCGGCGAGGAAGGGCAGGGCCTCACCATCGCGCTCGCGTGCCTGGATGCCGGGCGCGTCGGGATCGCCATGCAGGCCGTCGGGATCGCGCGGGCCGCCTTCGAGCACGCGGCCCGCTACGCGCTGGAACGCGAGCAGTTCGGGCGGCCCATCGCGCAGAACCAGGGCGTGAGCTTCAAGATCGCGGACATGGCGGCCCGCATCGAGGCGGCGCGCCTCGTGGCCCTGAAGGCCGCGTGGCTGAAGGACAGCGGACAGCCGTACAGCCGCGAGGCCAGCATCGCGAAGCTGCTCGCGTCGGAGGCGGCGGTGGACGTGACGCGCGAGGCGATCCAGGTGTTCGGCGGGAACGGGTACAGCCGCGAGTACCCGGTGGAGCGCCTGTACCGCGACGCCAAGATCACCGAGATCTACGAGGGGACCTCCGAGATCCAGCGCGTGGTGATCTCCCGCTCGGTGTTCGCGGAACTGGGCGGCTGA
- a CDS encoding SDR family oxidoreductase has product MKILLTGGNGRLGKELRDLIPGLVAPGSAELDITSVQSVDAVVAAERPDLIVHAAAYTNVGGAEQDRERCWAVNVEGTRHLARAANAVGAKLLHISTDYVFDGEQGQYRESDTPGPVVNYYSLTKLVAEEAARAAARHLIVRTSFRPREFAYPVAFSDVYTSQDYVDIIAPQIALAVTHAMEIGDEVLHIATERKSVFELARRRKPDVQEGSRATASVRLPGDVSLDSSRWAELSAQWR; this is encoded by the coding sequence GTGAAGATTCTCCTGACGGGTGGCAACGGGCGGCTGGGCAAGGAACTGCGGGACCTCATTCCGGGGCTGGTCGCGCCGGGCAGCGCGGAACTGGACATCACGAGCGTGCAGAGCGTGGACGCGGTGGTGGCCGCCGAGCGTCCGGACCTGATCGTGCACGCGGCGGCGTACACGAACGTGGGCGGCGCCGAGCAGGACCGTGAGCGCTGCTGGGCCGTGAACGTGGAGGGCACGCGGCACCTCGCGCGGGCCGCGAACGCGGTGGGCGCGAAACTGCTGCACATCAGCACCGATTACGTCTTCGACGGCGAGCAGGGCCAGTACCGCGAGTCGGACACGCCGGGGCCGGTCGTGAACTACTACTCGCTGACGAAACTGGTGGCGGAGGAGGCGGCGCGCGCGGCGGCGCGGCACCTGATCGTGCGGACGAGCTTCCGGCCGCGCGAGTTCGCGTACCCGGTGGCGTTCAGCGACGTGTACACCAGTCAGGATTACGTGGACATCATCGCGCCGCAGATCGCGCTGGCGGTCACGCACGCCATGGAGATCGGTGACGAGGTGCTGCACATCGCGACCGAACGCAAGAGCGTGTTCGAGCTGGCGCGCCGCCGCAAGCCGGACGTGCAGGAGGGGAGCCGCGCCACGGCCAGCGTGCGCCTGCCGGGCGACGTGAGCCTGGACTCGTCGCGCTGGGCGGAACTCAGCGCGCAGTGGCGCTGA
- the ispH gene encoding 4-hydroxy-3-methylbut-2-enyl diphosphate reductase — translation MIERVILAKPRGFCAGVVMAIGAVEKAARSEARPVTVYHSIVHNHTVVDRLASQYGVHFVEDLGNVTALPDGGDTIVFSAHGVSPAVRQRARDLGLSTIDATCPLVTKVHSEAKKYAREGYGILLIGDSAQHQEVLGTQGEAPEHTILVGVLGKTGPGLHDPHTVTVPNPERVVVLTQTTLSVDDTRRTVEILKARFPQLVIPPSEDLCYATKNRQDEVKRIAGQVDAFLVLTSTHSSNGMRLLELAQAECGRAERLETAADLARLDLTGVRSVGITSAASTPDDLVQAVVEHFRALNPALEVREDGEWENIEFREPRKIGPTDALPRTMQ, via the coding sequence ATGATCGAGCGCGTCATTCTCGCCAAACCCCGCGGCTTCTGCGCGGGCGTCGTGATGGCCATCGGGGCGGTCGAGAAGGCCGCCCGCAGCGAGGCCCGGCCCGTCACGGTGTACCACAGCATCGTCCACAACCACACCGTCGTGGACCGCCTGGCGTCGCAGTACGGCGTGCACTTCGTGGAGGACCTCGGGAACGTCACGGCCCTCCCGGACGGCGGGGACACCATCGTGTTCAGCGCGCACGGCGTGAGCCCCGCCGTGCGGCAGCGGGCCCGCGACCTGGGCCTGAGCACCATCGACGCCACCTGCCCCCTCGTCACGAAGGTACACTCCGAAGCCAAGAAGTACGCCCGCGAAGGGTACGGCATCCTGCTCATCGGAGACAGCGCGCAGCATCAGGAGGTGCTCGGCACGCAGGGCGAAGCGCCGGAACACACCATCCTGGTCGGCGTGCTCGGCAAGACCGGCCCCGGCCTGCACGACCCGCACACCGTCACGGTCCCGAACCCGGAACGGGTGGTGGTGCTCACGCAGACGACCCTCAGCGTGGACGACACGCGCCGCACCGTCGAGATCCTCAAGGCGCGCTTCCCGCAGCTCGTGATCCCGCCCAGCGAGGACCTCTGCTACGCCACCAAGAACCGGCAGGACGAGGTGAAACGCATCGCGGGCCAGGTGGACGCCTTCCTGGTGCTGACCAGCACGCACAGCTCGAACGGCATGCGCCTGCTGGAACTCGCGCAGGCCGAATGCGGCCGCGCAGAACGCCTCGAAACGGCCGCCGACCTCGCCCGGCTCGACCTGACGGGCGTGCGGTCCGTCGGCATCACGAGCGCCGCCAGCACGCCCGACGACCTCGTGCAGGCCGTCGTCGAACACTTCCGCGCCCTCAATCCGGCGCTCGAGGTCCGCGAAGACGGCGAGTGGGAGAACATCGAGTTCCGCGAACCGCGCAAGATCGGCCCGACCGACGCCCTCCCCCGCACCATGCAGTGA
- the lpdA gene encoding dihydrolipoyl dehydrogenase — protein sequence MDSYDVLVIGGGPAGYVAAIRAAQLGFKVACVDAFERGGKPSLGGTCLNVGCIPSKALLDSSEKYEMIQHEASEHGIDVQGATINLQRMLARKDQVVDKLTGGVAFLFKKNKITSIHGLGRLVRQEGDAWVVDAAGTEVLARRVIVATGSSPRALPGVQWSGRIVENSGALTLPEVPGRLGVIGAGVIGVELGSVWRRLGAQVTVLEALPGFLLPADDAVSKLALREFQKQGLDFHFSVTVDHIQDNGNDVTVTYTENGQQTTATYDRLIVSVGRVPHTAGLGADAVNLQLDERGFIRADAHFQTNLPGVYAIGDVIGGPMLAHKAEDEGVAVAELIAGQSGHVNYNTIPWVIYTTPEIAWAGLTEKAAREQGHTVKTGQFPFSANGRALGHNDTRGFVKVVADATTDRILGVHMIGPNVSELIAEAVTVMEFGGSAEDLARTVHAHPTLSEAVKEAALAVDKRAIHA from the coding sequence ATGGATTCTTATGATGTTCTGGTCATCGGCGGCGGTCCCGCCGGTTACGTCGCGGCCATCCGCGCCGCCCAGCTCGGCTTCAAGGTCGCGTGCGTCGACGCCTTCGAACGCGGCGGCAAACCCTCCCTCGGCGGCACCTGCCTGAACGTCGGCTGCATCCCCAGCAAGGCGCTCCTCGACTCCAGCGAGAAGTACGAGATGATCCAGCACGAGGCCAGCGAGCACGGCATCGACGTGCAGGGCGCCACCATCAACCTGCAGCGCATGCTGGCCCGCAAGGACCAGGTCGTCGACAAGCTCACGGGCGGCGTCGCGTTCCTCTTCAAGAAGAACAAGATCACCAGCATCCACGGCCTCGGCCGTCTCGTCCGTCAGGAAGGCGACGCCTGGGTCGTCGACGCGGCCGGCACCGAAGTGCTCGCCCGGCGCGTCATCGTCGCGACCGGCAGCAGCCCCCGCGCGCTGCCCGGCGTGCAGTGGAGTGGCCGCATCGTCGAGAACAGCGGCGCCCTCACCCTCCCCGAAGTGCCCGGCAGGCTCGGCGTGATCGGCGCGGGCGTCATCGGCGTGGAACTCGGCAGCGTCTGGCGTCGCCTCGGCGCGCAGGTCACCGTCCTCGAAGCGCTCCCCGGCTTCCTGCTGCCCGCCGACGACGCCGTCAGCAAACTCGCCCTGCGCGAATTCCAGAAGCAGGGCCTCGACTTCCACTTCAGCGTCACGGTCGACCACATCCAGGACAACGGCAACGACGTCACCGTCACGTACACCGAGAACGGCCAGCAGACGACCGCCACCTACGACCGCCTCATCGTGTCCGTCGGCCGCGTCCCCCACACCGCCGGACTCGGCGCGGACGCCGTCAACCTGCAGCTCGACGAGCGCGGCTTCATCAGGGCCGACGCGCACTTCCAGACGAACCTCCCCGGCGTGTACGCCATCGGCGACGTGATCGGCGGCCCCATGCTCGCCCACAAGGCCGAAGACGAAGGCGTCGCCGTCGCCGAACTCATCGCCGGACAGTCCGGACACGTCAACTACAACACCATCCCCTGGGTCATCTACACCACCCCCGAAATCGCCTGGGCGGGCCTCACCGAGAAAGCCGCCAGGGAACAGGGCCACACCGTCAAGACCGGCCAGTTCCCGTTCAGCGCCAACGGCCGCGCCCTCGGCCACAACGACACGCGCGGATTCGTGAAAGTCGTCGCGGACGCCACCACCGACCGCATCCTCGGCGTGCACATGATCGGACCGAACGTCAGCGAACTCATCGCCGAAGCCGTCACCGTCATGGAATTCGGCGGCAGCGCCGAAGACCTCGCCCGCACCGTCCACGCCCACCCCACCCTCAGCGAAGCCGTCAAAGAAGCCGCGCTCGCCGTCGACAAACGCGCCATCCACGCCTGA
- a CDS encoding O-antigen ligase family protein: MSQPPTHDTPTFTPPRWVSWLIALTPIFPPLYLAAFGTLKHLRQLPLTARRIVFFFAATQLVAAIFTPAPLTSLGLTAVRTAEALAMIAAGVYLRDSRTLRPLLWGQLVIFASAWGYTLYTQGVAGVQARLGHPYYYIVTLGLVATIALWLIVYWRGAGWWRWPAGLFALATLLASGSRGPLLALLTGSVAALAFQRGKHRRPWLLLPVVAVIILAMVSFRAQITFKPIERLLNDQTSGREFVWQDAVHGWQTSPLGGVGPYQGGPYLTYLFKDGCQLTPTLERNEIHCPESLIPWAGALLIAHNVWLHWLLETGIIGTLGLLTVTMYGLWLAVRQGDSFTLAIMFGYLAINMVDVVLTMPSVHFSELWWLLIGVTFNAKK; the protein is encoded by the coding sequence GTGAGCCAGCCCCCCACCCACGACACCCCCACCTTCACGCCCCCCAGGTGGGTCAGCTGGCTGATCGCCCTCACCCCCATCTTCCCTCCCCTCTACCTCGCCGCCTTCGGCACCCTGAAACACCTGCGCCAGCTGCCGCTCACGGCACGCCGCATCGTGTTCTTCTTCGCCGCCACGCAACTCGTCGCGGCGATCTTCACGCCAGCACCACTCACGTCACTCGGCCTCACCGCCGTCCGCACGGCCGAAGCCCTCGCGATGATCGCCGCCGGCGTCTACCTGCGCGACAGCCGCACCCTGCGCCCCCTGCTGTGGGGACAACTCGTCATCTTCGCGAGCGCCTGGGGGTACACGCTCTACACGCAGGGCGTCGCGGGCGTACAGGCACGACTGGGCCACCCGTACTACTACATCGTCACCCTGGGCCTCGTGGCCACCATCGCCCTGTGGCTCATCGTGTACTGGCGCGGCGCCGGATGGTGGCGCTGGCCAGCCGGCCTGTTTGCCCTCGCCACCCTGCTCGCCTCCGGCAGCCGCGGACCGCTGCTCGCCCTGCTGACCGGCTCCGTCGCCGCCCTCGCCTTCCAGCGCGGAAAACACCGCCGCCCCTGGCTGCTCCTGCCCGTCGTGGCCGTCATCATCCTCGCGATGGTCAGCTTCAGGGCACAGATCACCTTCAAACCGATCGAACGCCTATTAAATGACCAGACCAGCGGCCGCGAATTCGTTTGGCAGGATGCCGTTCATGGCTGGCAAACATCCCCTCTTGGTGGAGTTGGCCCTTATCAAGGTGGTCCCTATCTAACATATTTATTTAAAGACGGTTGTCAGCTGACCCCTACTCTTGAACGCAATGAGATACATTGTCCAGAAAGCTTGATTCCCTGGGCGGGTGCACTATTAATTGCGCACAACGTTTGGCTGCATTGGTTGCTGGAAACTGGCATTATAGGTACATTAGGTTTGCTGACCGTCACCATGTATGGCTTGTGGCTGGCCGTTCGCCAAGGCGACTCCTTCACACTGGCAATCATGTTTGGCTATTTAGCCATAAATATGGTTGATGTAGTATTGACGATGCCAAGTGTACATTTTTCTGAACTCTGGTGGCTACTTATAGGGGTGACATTTAATGCAAAAAAGTGA